In the Streptomyces coeruleoprunus genome, ACGGTCACCGAACCGACCGAGACGGCCACGGCGGCCGCCTTCGCGCACACCGCCGTCCTGGCCGGCCGCCCGCAGAACGCGGCGCCCCTCGCCGAGGCGGGCCGGCTCTTCGGGCGTCTCGCCCATCTGCTGGACGCCGTGGAGGACCGCGCGGCCGACGAGGCGTCGGGTGCCTGGAACCCGCTGGTCGCCACCGGTACGTCCCTCGCGGAGGCGCGGCGCCTCGCCGACGACGCCGTGCACGGCGTCCGGCTCGCGCTGCGGGACGCCGAGTTCGTCGACGACCGGCTGCTGCACGTCCTCCTCGCGCACGAGCTGCGGCGGTCGGTGGACCGGGCGTTCGGCACGACGACCTGCTCCCACCAGGGGTACGGCGCGCCGCAGCCCCCGCAGGGCGGCAACCCGTACCAGAGCGGCCATCCCCACCAGGGCGGCAACCCGTACCAGGGGGGCGGCCAGGGCCCGGCCGGGCCCTACGGCTCCGGGAACCCCTACGGCGGCGGGCCCGCGGGACCGGCCGGCGGCGGGCACGGCGGCCACGGCGGGTCCGGTGGATTCGGCGGGTCCGGTGGATTCGGCGGCGGGGGCGGGTTCGGCGGCGGCGAGGCGCCCCGGCAGAAGCCGCCGCGCGGCTTCCTGGCCGGGTGCGCCATGTTCACGTGGCTGTGCTGCACCTGCCAGATGTGCTGCGCCGAGCACTACGAGGGCCCGTGGTCGCGCAAGAGCCGGGAGGGCTGCTGCCGCGA is a window encoding:
- a CDS encoding DUF5685 family protein, with translation MFGIVRPCAHRLTEGLKTEWMAHLCGLCLALRADHGQFARVATNYDGLIVSVLTEAQTMRTDEARRTAGPCPLRAMRTAPVARGEGARLAAAVSLVLASAKVRDHVTDRDGLLARRPVAAAARRVAHRWDRAGARSGRELGFDTAVLVDAVDRQAGIEALAGPGTSLLTVTEPTETATAAAFAHTAVLAGRPQNAAPLAEAGRLFGRLAHLLDAVEDRAADEASGAWNPLVATGTSLAEARRLADDAVHGVRLALRDAEFVDDRLLHVLLAHELRRSVDRAFGTTTCSHQGYGAPQPPQGGNPYQSGHPHQGGNPYQGGGQGPAGPYGSGNPYGGGPAGPAGGGHGGHGGSGGFGGSGGFGGGGGFGGGEAPRQKPPRGFLAGCAMFTWLCCTCQMCCAEHYEGPWSRKSREGCCRDCDCDCCDCGCDC